The proteins below come from a single Mya arenaria isolate MELC-2E11 chromosome 6, ASM2691426v1 genomic window:
- the LOC128239163 gene encoding centrosomal protein of 131 kDa-like produces MPPKPSLRPDSGKTNGSKPRALKGPTQEEYEGLRKQLVARDANIEYLRNNLDPQAFASCPGVQDYTVQVIVDESIRKAEEVIFKLKKGLPVDNSSEELKKMKKEIESLQSKMQSSEYLQGSLRSKCKEQAHEIEELRQRLAGTEEELRMERSTKHEEMKALKTDVHLLREEKSVLEERNKQLEEDIKRWKSELNGRGVALKAENTKLESNYSQALSELNAVDEELNEMRKQAEENKDLANRNRFETKERYELEIKVERVTLENGELKCRIEDCRREQNKLECKVAELKINCHEAFTKLEDKDRELKKKECDYKQLIERKEETINKLRRESRTVDPAGDAVQLQLKEAQKEIAELRTRFSGVVSAAVKDVEIEDLKSKLENMKREKDRLEDKVADLRHTCHEAFTKLEAKDKETKKKEEEYKKLIERKEETINKLRRENRMANVS; encoded by the exons ATGCCACCAAAACCAAGCCTAAGGCCGGACAGCGGGAAAACTAATGG CTCGAAGCCCCGGGCATTGAAAGGGCCGACCCAGGAAGAGTATGAAGGACTCCGGAAGCAGCTGGTTGCCAGGGACGCCAACATAGAATACCTGCGGAACAACCTGGATCC ACAGGCGTTCGCAAGCTGTCCAGGTGTTCAAGACTACACTGTGCAAGTAATAGTTGACGAGAGCATTCGAAA AGCAGAGGAGGTTATATTCAAACTCAAAAAAGGACTCCCTGTAGACAATAG cagTGAAGAactaaagaaaatgaaaaaagagaTAGAAAGTTTGCAGAGTAAGATGCAATCAAG TGAATATCTGCAAGGTTCTCTCCGCAGTAAATGTAAGGAGCAGGCGCACGAGATAGAAGAGCTGAGACAGCGACTGGCAGGCACAGAGGAAGAGCTACG GATGGAACGTTCAACAAAACATGAAGAAATGAAAGCTTTGAAGACTGACGTGCATCTCCTGAG gGAGGAAAAGTCTGTTCTGGAAGAAAGAAACAAACAGCTTGAAGAGGATATAAA GCGGTGGAAATCTGAACTTAATGGACGTGGTGTTGCATTGAAAGCGGAGAATACAAAATTAGA ATCAAACTATAGCCAAGCTTTGTCAGAATTAAACGCTGTTGATGAAGAACTAAACGAAATGAG aaAACAGGCAGAGGAAAATAAAGATCTTGCAAATCGAAACAGATTTGAAACAAAAGAAAG atACGAGTTAGAGATCAAAGTCGAACGAGTTACACTCGAAAATGGTGAATTAAAATGCAGAATAGAGGACTGTAGAAG agaacaaaacaaattggAGTGCAAAGTAGCCGAATTGAAAAT TAATTGTCATGAAGCATTTACAAAGCTAGAAGACAAAGACAGAGAACTGAAGAAGAAGGAATGTGATTACAAGCAGCTTATAGAACGGAAAGAGGA GACAATTAATAAACTACGCCGGGAAAGTAGAACGGTTGATCCAGCTGGTGATGCGGTACAGTTACAGCTAAAGGAGGCACAAAAAGAGATTGCAGAACTGAGAACAAG atttTCTGGGGTTGTTTCTGCAGCTGTTAAAGATGTTGAAATTGAAGACTTAAAGAGTAAACTGGAAAATATGAAAAG GGAAAAGGACAGATTAGAAGACAAGGTAGCAGATTTAAGACA TACCTGCCATGAAGCGTTTACAAAGCTGGAGGCGAAAGACAAAGAAACGAAGAAGAAGGAGGAGGAATACAAGAAGCTCATTGAACGGAAGGAAGA GACAATCAACAAGCTGCGGAGGGAAAATAGGATGGCAAATGTGTCCTAG